From the genome of Bacteroidota bacterium:
AAAAATTAAATGAAGCTCAGCATGCTCTTTGATTTGTGATTGACGAAAGATGGGACTTTTTTCAGGATCGATTCCTGCCGCAAGCCAATCGATTACCATATCAATGGAGTTCTGATACAATTCGTTCGTATCAAGATTCGTCGTTAACGCATGATAATCTGCTATCAGATGATAATTGTCGTATTCGTTTTGTAAGGCAACCCAATTTTCCAATGCGCCAACCAGATGACCGATGTGGAGTTTCCCAGTCGGACGCATACCGCTTAATATTCTCTTTTTTTTGGTATTCAAAAAAATCTCGTTCCTTAAAATAATCGTTTCATGTTTCAGGATTCACGATTCAGGGTTCATAACTGAATCTTGCATCATGAAACCTGAATCAGTTTTTTAGTGCATGAACAAATACGGTTTCCACCGGTCGTCCATATTCCCGACAAAATGACGAATGAAGGTAACATGATTCGGTTTCATTGGCAGCCGCATCAACGGCATCCCGGCTTCTTCCGGAGTACTATCTCCTTTTCTATTGTTACACTTCACACACGCAGCTACAAGATTCTCCCATGCATCTTCTCCCCCTTTTGAACGAGGCTGAACATGGTCCATTGTCAGCGGCATATCACCTCTTCCGCAATATTGACAGCGGTGACCGTCGCGACGAAGAATATTCTTTCGTGAAAGAATAATTTTCTTATAGGGCACCCGAACAAACGCAGAGAGACGAACAACGCTTGGGAACGGCATTGCCAATGAGACAGAGCGAATGACTTTTCCATTACTGGCTTCAATCAACTCAGCTTTGCGCAGAAAAAGAAGCATTATTGCTTTTTTAACATTGCAAACACTTAATGGCTCATAATTCTGGTTAAGCACAAGCACTTTACTATTTAAGCGCCCGTGTATACTTTTCGACTGGAATAATGAACTGAAGGCGACAATCCTCCTCTTGCTACTTTCGTTTTTCTATGAAAGGGCTTTTAGTAGTACGTAACCGTCGATAATGTAATGTCTTTACC
Proteins encoded in this window:
- a CDS encoding HNH endonuclease, whose protein sequence is MLLFLRKAELIEASNGKVIRSVSLAMPFPSVVRLSAFVRVPYKKIILSRKNILRRDGHRCQYCGRGDMPLTMDHVQPRSKGGEDAWENLVAACVKCNNRKGDSTPEEAGMPLMRLPMKPNHVTFIRHFVGNMDDRWKPYLFMH